Proteins from a genomic interval of Tepidisphaeraceae bacterium:
- a CDS encoding methyl-accepting chemotaxis protein, whose product AEQTSSAAGQVSSSSQSLAQGASEQAAALEETSSSLEEMSSMTKKNADTAQQAASLSAEAKAAADKGNAAMGRMSSAIGDIQRSAGETAKIIKTIDEIAFQTNLLALNAAVEAARAGEAGKGFAVVAEEVRNLAMRSAEAAKTTNALIEGSVANARNGVAIAAEVGGTLGEIVQASERVNALIAEIAAASSEQANGIGQVNTAVTQMDQVTQGNAASAEECAAAAEELSSQAEQLSGVVGELVALVGGAAAAGRQGGASSASVSQRPKAHASSKAKPKTPVRVGPPKGNAAAAIPFDEDGGFGEFSKAA is encoded by the coding sequence GCCGAGCAGACGTCGTCGGCGGCCGGGCAGGTCTCCAGCAGCAGCCAGTCGCTCGCCCAGGGTGCGTCCGAGCAGGCGGCGGCCTTGGAGGAGACCAGCAGCAGCCTGGAGGAGATGAGCTCCATGACCAAGAAGAACGCCGACACGGCGCAGCAGGCGGCGTCGCTGTCGGCCGAGGCGAAGGCGGCGGCCGACAAGGGCAACGCGGCGATGGGCCGCATGAGCAGCGCGATCGGCGACATCCAGCGGAGCGCCGGCGAGACGGCCAAGATCATCAAGACGATCGACGAGATCGCGTTCCAGACGAACCTGCTGGCGCTGAACGCCGCGGTCGAGGCCGCCCGGGCCGGCGAGGCGGGCAAGGGCTTTGCGGTCGTCGCCGAGGAGGTGCGGAACCTGGCGATGCGGTCGGCGGAGGCGGCCAAGACGACCAACGCGCTGATCGAGGGGAGCGTCGCCAACGCGCGCAACGGCGTGGCGATCGCGGCGGAGGTCGGTGGGACGCTGGGGGAGATCGTGCAGGCGAGCGAGCGGGTGAACGCGTTGATCGCCGAGATCGCCGCCGCCAGCTCTGAGCAGGCGAACGGGATCGGTCAGGTGAACACGGCGGTGACGCAGATGGACCAGGTGACGCAGGGCAACGCCGCGTCGGCCGAGGAGTGCGCCGCGGCGGCCGAGGAGCTCAGCAGCCAGGCCGAGCAGCTGTCGGGCGTCGTCGGCGAATTGGTCGCGCTCGTCGGTGGGGCCGCAGCGGCCGGTCGTCAGGGCGGAGCCAGTTCTGCGTCGGTATCGCAGCGTCCGAAGGCGCACGCGTCGTCCAAGGCCAAGCCGAAGACGCCCGTGCGCGTCGGGCCGCCGAAGGGCAACGCCGCGGCCGCAATCCCGTTCGATGAGGACGGCGGCTTCGGCGAGTTCAGCAAGGCGGCGTAG
- a CDS encoding SDR family NAD(P)-dependent oxidoreductase, with protein MASLSNKVAFITGGASGIGKGTAIRFAQEGASIAIADMSEEDGRQVVGEIERNGGRATFFKCDVSKDADVRAAIDGTVKSFGGLNIVFANAGINGVWTPIEELQPDEWDRTLNINLRGTYLTVHYAIPHLRKAGGGSVLITSSVNGNRTFATAGASAYSTSKAGQVAFMKMAALELARYNIRVNAICPGAIKTNIGQRTEQRHTEEVEVKVELPKGKPGIDGGVGDIFEVADACLFLASDQSRHVSGVELYVDGGASLLK; from the coding sequence ATGGCATCACTTTCGAACAAAGTCGCGTTCATCACCGGCGGGGCCAGCGGCATCGGCAAGGGCACCGCCATTCGGTTCGCCCAGGAAGGGGCCAGCATCGCGATTGCTGACATGAGCGAGGAGGATGGCAGGCAAGTCGTCGGCGAGATCGAGCGCAACGGTGGCCGTGCGACCTTCTTCAAGTGCGACGTTTCGAAGGATGCCGACGTGCGGGCCGCGATCGACGGCACCGTGAAATCGTTCGGCGGGCTGAACATCGTGTTCGCCAACGCGGGCATCAACGGCGTCTGGACGCCGATCGAAGAACTGCAGCCCGACGAGTGGGACAGAACGCTGAACATCAACCTGCGCGGCACATACCTCACTGTTCACTACGCCATCCCTCATTTGCGCAAGGCCGGCGGTGGCAGCGTGCTGATCACGTCGAGCGTAAATGGCAACCGCACGTTCGCAACCGCCGGCGCTAGCGCCTACAGCACCAGCAAGGCGGGGCAGGTCGCCTTCATGAAAATGGCCGCGCTGGAACTGGCGCGCTACAACATCCGCGTGAACGCCATCTGCCCCGGCGCGATCAAGACCAACATCGGCCAGCGCACCGAACAGCGACACACCGAAGAGGTCGAGGTGAAGGTCGAACTGCCCAAGGGCAAACCCGGCATCGACGGCGGCGTGGGCGACATCTTCGAGGTGGCCGACGCGTGTCTGTTCTTGGCATCGGACCAAAGCCGGCACGTGAGCGGGGTGGAACTGTACGTGGATGGCGGGGCGTCGCTGTTGAAGTGA
- a CDS encoding discoidin domain-containing protein, whose amino-acid sequence MFPSRPHRHPSIVRACQSLALLGITTAALAAEPGAAGVTRHRILNALDTASLPNVGAWMVDGVKVELAQDVQPRLGAAAVAIKGVAQVAGGKVDAPLFSGELNECQQLSLWVSPVEGGNVASVGFQVQDANGESLMQTVPLEGADWRQVQIDPTAGDMRQAYEQKEQNGKVDLPLRSVHVVYFAAAPGPVALHVDGLTARVAAGAGDAGVKVNALGAEVIEPGKPVAVHFIAENGGAAAESVAVQYTLQANPTYANPVMPDPVLGVDHAIGAKSTVSVDGEDKGDAKLGDGDESTGFETPWGGGYKEVVATMDLGQPREVSAVRWQPGDANWIFKVDVSASVDGQTFEPVAGAQGVDMHGKWGTVQSMPWPQPTNARYLRFRFHKDGEPSNVFRLPPSIMVYDGVANDDVSLPTVGEVIAKGTANASVPPRDFAELKVTGTEPLGPGAYLLGMNITIGDRAETRWQHLYVLPSDTVEADRARRFGINGSSPDAWMAENMRRCGFGWMRFENAKWMMYMPTPDRVAFDGSVQPWQVNHDQIFKTYNAVGLNVLPYVFQVPQWAEGAPANITRNRENYPPKDNADYGEAIFQIVARYGNAKVPAEQLKSDDKQSGLGLIDAVELWNEPNLNDPGWGPFVGTMPQYFEVMRAGAAGARRADPSLPITSGGLAGIDLEVVGQLSEYRYDDGKTPLDLVDVVNVHFYSGREEPELAGWDPNVSRNGPATTGTTYPEQLEDLVAWRDRLKPGAEIWITETGNDVGGPIGRSEWHQAGKVPRVMLLALAAGVERVFIYREAGSNPTMHAGAGLLRNDHSIRPAWLSVATMIRQMQGIEGRGLRLPSEDPNVWMFLWEQGDRKLITAWTLGEAGKVPANFGKATVTDGFGRSTKVDSTADVVLGYVPTYIDITEPSEGMAQLVDDARAKADARAAAKRELSDVPVQAFDFGPAAHVGLMRGFGAPRRFVAVGKDAAWNAEAGYGFVTPPAEEQDQHWVADPLDRDGVKVSPDVTFRFTAPAGPQRLRVRTASMGGDKNPVDVAVKVGDNVQTQATDPANGIAELTIESDGQPIEISIKDWAMLRWLTAIPESAVQRL is encoded by the coding sequence ATGTTTCCGTCCAGACCGCATCGCCATCCGAGTATCGTCCGGGCCTGTCAAAGCCTGGCGCTGTTGGGCATTACCACCGCTGCGCTGGCGGCGGAGCCGGGGGCGGCGGGGGTGACGCGGCATCGCATCCTGAACGCGCTGGACACCGCATCGCTGCCGAACGTGGGCGCGTGGATGGTGGACGGCGTGAAGGTGGAACTGGCGCAGGACGTCCAGCCGCGCCTGGGCGCAGCGGCGGTGGCGATCAAGGGCGTGGCGCAGGTGGCGGGGGGCAAGGTGGACGCGCCGCTGTTCAGTGGCGAGTTGAACGAGTGCCAGCAGCTGTCGCTTTGGGTGTCGCCGGTGGAAGGGGGCAACGTCGCGTCGGTCGGCTTTCAGGTGCAGGATGCGAATGGTGAATCGCTGATGCAGACGGTGCCGCTGGAGGGCGCCGATTGGCGGCAGGTGCAGATCGACCCGACCGCCGGTGACATGCGACAGGCGTACGAGCAGAAGGAACAAAACGGCAAGGTCGATTTGCCGCTGCGCAGCGTGCACGTTGTCTACTTCGCTGCCGCGCCGGGGCCGGTTGCGTTGCACGTGGATGGCCTGACCGCGCGCGTGGCCGCCGGTGCGGGTGATGCGGGGGTGAAGGTAAATGCGCTGGGCGCCGAAGTGATCGAGCCCGGCAAGCCCGTGGCCGTCCACTTCATCGCGGAGAATGGCGGCGCGGCCGCGGAATCGGTCGCGGTGCAGTACACGCTGCAGGCCAATCCTACGTACGCCAATCCGGTCATGCCCGACCCCGTGTTGGGCGTCGACCACGCTATCGGCGCGAAGTCGACGGTCTCCGTGGACGGTGAAGACAAAGGCGACGCCAAGCTGGGCGATGGCGATGAATCGACCGGCTTCGAGACGCCGTGGGGCGGGGGATACAAGGAGGTTGTCGCCACCATGGACCTCGGTCAACCGCGAGAGGTGTCGGCAGTGCGGTGGCAGCCGGGCGATGCGAACTGGATCTTCAAGGTCGACGTGTCGGCGTCGGTGGATGGACAGACGTTCGAGCCCGTCGCCGGCGCGCAAGGGGTGGACATGCACGGCAAGTGGGGCACGGTGCAGTCGATGCCGTGGCCGCAACCGACGAACGCGCGGTACCTGCGATTCCGGTTCCACAAGGATGGCGAGCCGTCCAACGTCTTCCGCCTGCCGCCGAGCATTATGGTGTACGACGGCGTAGCCAACGACGACGTCAGCCTGCCGACCGTGGGCGAGGTAATCGCCAAGGGCACGGCCAACGCCAGCGTTCCGCCGCGCGACTTTGCCGAACTGAAGGTGACGGGCACCGAACCCCTGGGGCCCGGCGCGTACCTGCTGGGCATGAATATCACGATCGGCGATCGCGCCGAGACGCGCTGGCAGCATTTGTACGTGTTGCCGAGCGACACGGTTGAGGCCGACCGCGCTCGGCGGTTCGGCATCAACGGCAGCTCGCCCGATGCATGGATGGCCGAAAACATGCGGCGATGCGGCTTCGGGTGGATGCGCTTCGAGAACGCCAAGTGGATGATGTACATGCCCACGCCCGACCGCGTCGCGTTCGACGGCAGCGTGCAGCCGTGGCAGGTGAACCACGACCAGATCTTCAAGACCTACAACGCCGTCGGGCTCAACGTGCTGCCCTACGTCTTCCAGGTGCCCCAATGGGCCGAGGGCGCGCCGGCCAACATCACGCGCAACCGCGAGAACTACCCGCCGAAGGACAACGCCGACTACGGCGAGGCGATCTTCCAGATCGTCGCGCGCTACGGCAACGCCAAGGTGCCGGCCGAGCAACTGAAGAGCGACGACAAGCAGAGCGGCCTGGGCCTGATCGACGCGGTGGAACTCTGGAACGAGCCAAACCTGAACGACCCCGGTTGGGGTCCGTTCGTCGGCACGATGCCGCAGTACTTCGAGGTGATGCGCGCCGGTGCCGCTGGCGCCCGGCGGGCCGACCCGTCGCTGCCGATCACCAGTGGTGGGCTGGCGGGAATCGACCTGGAGGTCGTCGGCCAACTGTCCGAGTATCGCTACGACGACGGCAAGACGCCGCTGGACTTGGTCGACGTGGTCAACGTCCACTTCTACAGCGGCCGCGAGGAACCGGAACTGGCCGGCTGGGATCCGAACGTCAGCCGCAACGGGCCCGCCACCACCGGCACGACGTATCCGGAGCAACTGGAAGACCTCGTCGCGTGGCGCGATCGGTTGAAGCCGGGCGCTGAGATCTGGATCACCGAGACGGGCAACGACGTCGGCGGGCCGATCGGGCGCAGCGAGTGGCACCAGGCGGGCAAGGTGCCGCGCGTCATGCTGCTGGCGCTGGCGGCGGGCGTCGAACGCGTCTTCATCTACCGCGAGGCGGGGTCGAACCCGACCATGCACGCCGGCGCGGGGCTGCTGCGCAACGACCACAGCATTCGCCCGGCGTGGCTAAGCGTCGCCACCATGATCCGCCAGATGCAGGGCATCGAAGGTCGCGGGCTGCGCTTGCCGTCGGAGGATCCGAACGTCTGGATGTTCCTGTGGGAACAGGGCGATAGAAAACTGATTACCGCCTGGACGCTTGGCGAAGCGGGGAAGGTGCCCGCGAACTTCGGTAAGGCAACCGTTACCGACGGTTTCGGCCGCTCTACCAAGGTCGATAGCACAGCGGATGTGGTCCTTGGCTATGTGCCGACGTACATCGACATTACCGAACCCAGCGAAGGCATGGCCCAGCTCGTGGACGATGCCCGCGCCAAAGCCGATGCCCGCGCGGCCGCCAAGCGGGAACTGTCGGACGTGCCCGTGCAGGCGTTCGACTTCGGCCCCGCCGCCCACGTCGGTTTGATGCGCGGCTTTGGCGCGCCGCGGCGCTTCGTCGCGGTGGGCAAGGACGCCGCCTGGAACGCCGAGGCGGGCTACGGGTTCGTCACTCCGCCGGCCGAAGAGCAGGACCAGCACTGGGTTGCCGACCCGCTTGACCGCGACGGCGTGAAGGTGTCGCCCGACGTCACCTTCCGCTTCACCGCGCCCGCCGGCCCACAGCGGTTGCGCGTGCGCACCGCATCAATGGGGGGCGACAAGAACCCCGTCGACGTGGCCGTGAAGGTCGGCGACAACGTGCAGACGCAGGCGACCGACCCCGCCAACGGCATCGCCGAACTCACCATCGAAAGCGACGGTCAGCCGATCGAGATCTCGATCAAAGACTGGGCCATGCTGCGCTGGCTCACCGCGATTCCGGAATCGGCGGTGCAGCGGCTGTGA
- a CDS encoding hydroxyacid dehydrogenase, with translation MAKLRGLYILSTGAFEMIYGPQQRAAIAEHVDEVAPPQTAKSIAENPSLLTDVDVIFSGWGAPLLNTAFLDAAPQLKAFFYGAGALGSVVTPAVWQRGILVTSAIAANAVPVAEFTLATTLYSLKQGWRMSRRMTADNVGRNWNDHHLIPGAYGSTVGLISMGFIARLLVKLLAPFDLKVIAYDPFLTAAHAREMGIELVSLDDVFRRSDVVSLHAPLLTETRGMIEGRHLSLMKPDATFINTARGAIVREAEMIDVLSQRPDLTALLDVTFPEPPRADSPLYRLPNVVLTPHIAGSVGRECQRMGQYMVDELHRFVAGQPLKWSVTEAEAANSSHRPVNE, from the coding sequence ATGGCGAAGCTACGTGGACTTTACATCCTAAGTACGGGCGCGTTCGAGATGATTTACGGCCCGCAGCAGCGCGCCGCGATCGCCGAGCATGTCGATGAAGTCGCGCCGCCGCAGACGGCCAAGTCGATCGCCGAGAATCCGTCGCTGCTAACCGACGTCGACGTCATCTTCAGCGGCTGGGGCGCGCCGCTGCTCAACACCGCGTTCCTCGATGCCGCGCCGCAATTGAAGGCCTTCTTCTACGGCGCCGGGGCGCTGGGCTCGGTCGTCACGCCGGCGGTGTGGCAGCGGGGCATCCTTGTCACCAGCGCCATCGCGGCCAACGCGGTGCCGGTGGCGGAGTTCACGCTGGCCACCACGTTGTACTCGTTGAAGCAGGGCTGGCGCATGAGCCGCCGGATGACCGCCGACAACGTCGGCAGGAACTGGAACGACCACCACCTGATCCCCGGTGCCTACGGCAGCACGGTCGGGCTGATCTCCATGGGCTTTATCGCCCGCCTGCTCGTCAAGCTGCTGGCCCCGTTCGATCTGAAGGTGATCGCCTACGACCCCTTCCTTACCGCCGCCCACGCCCGCGAGATGGGCATTGAACTGGTCTCGTTGGACGACGTCTTCCGCCGCAGCGATGTCGTCTCGCTGCACGCGCCGCTGCTGACCGAGACGCGCGGCATGATCGAGGGCCGCCACCTGAGCCTTATGAAGCCCGACGCCACGTTCATCAACACCGCCCGCGGCGCGATCGTGCGCGAGGCGGAGATGATCGACGTGCTGTCGCAGCGTCCCGACCTGACGGCCCTGCTCGACGTCACCTTCCCCGAGCCGCCGCGTGCCGATTCCCCGCTCTACCGCCTGCCGAACGTCGTGCTGACCCCGCACATCGCCGGCTCGGTCGGCCGCGAGTGCCAGCGCATGGGCCAGTACATGGTCGACGAACTTCACCGCTTCGTCGCCGGCCAACCGCTGAAGTGGTCCGTCACCGAAGCCGAGGCCGCCAACAGCTCGCACCGGCCGGTGAATGAATAG